Proteins found in one Oreochromis niloticus isolate F11D_XX linkage group LG22, O_niloticus_UMD_NMBU, whole genome shotgun sequence genomic segment:
- the anp32e gene encoding acidic leucine-rich nuclear phosphoprotein 32 family member E isoform X2: protein MCPAVQSAVAQACTSNPVGWRAGLAVSWRISRRTVANRGRQAPLRPRDAVSLSPPHSCPSMDMKKRITLELRNRNPAEIAELVLDNSRSADGEVDGLTDEFTELEFLSMVNVGLTSLAKLPSLPKLRKMLSEKCPNLTYLNLSGNKIKELSTVEALQHLKSLQSLDLFNCEITSLEEYRESVFELLPQVTYLDGFDQEDNEAPDSEAEDEDEDGEDGAGPTGAYDEEEDEDEDGSESAEAGLGFQVNRTNQDDDEEDYAEEEDDDAAGAQGQKRKREVDDEGEEDDDDV from the exons ATGTGCCCCGCCGTCCAATCAGCGGTGGCTCAGGCGTGCACGTCCAACCCCGTGGGGTGGAGGGCGGGGCTCGCCGTATCATGGAGGATCAGTAGGCGAACGGTAGCCAACAGAGGAAGGCAGGCACCGCTCCGACCCCGGGACGCCGTCAGCCTTTCACCGCCACACAGCTGCCCCAGCATGGACATGAAGAAGAGGATCACCCTGGAGCTGCGGAACCGGAACCCGGCGGAG ATTGCGGAGCTGGTGCTGGACAACAGCCGCTCGGCAGACGGCGAGGTCGATGGTCTGACCGATGAGTTCACGGAGCTCGAGTTCCTCAGCATGGTCAACGTTGGTCTGACCTCGCTCGCCAAGCTGCCCTCGCTGCCCAAACTACGCAAG ATGCTGTCGGAGAAATGTCCAAACCTGACCTACCTGAACCTGAGTGGGAACAAGATCAAAGAGCTGAGCACCGTGGAGGCCCTG CAACACCTGAAGAGCCTGCAGAGCCTTGACCTGTTTAACTGCGAGATTACGTCTCTGGAGGAGTACCGGGAGAGCGTGTTTGAGCTGCTGCCCCAGGTGACCTACCTGGACGGCTTCGACCAGGAGGACAACGAGGCACCCGACTCCGAGGCGGAGGACGAAG ATGAGGATGGCGAGGACGGGGCGGGGCCAACTGGCGCGTACGATGAGGAGGAAGACGAGGACGAGGACGGCTCGGAGAGTGCAGAGGCGGGGCTGGGTTTCCAGGTGAACCGCACCAACCAG GATGACGATGAGGAAGACTAcgcagaggaggaggatg ATGATGCGGCGGGCGCTCAGGgacagaagaggaagagagaggtggACGATGAAGGcgaggaggatgatgatgatgtctaA
- the anp32e gene encoding acidic leucine-rich nuclear phosphoprotein 32 family member E isoform X1 gives MCPAVQSAVAQACTSNPVGWRAGLAVSWRISRRTVANRGRQAPLRPRDAVSLSPPHSCPSMDMKKRITLELRNRNPAEIAELVLDNSRSADGEVDGLTDEFTELEFLSMVNVGLTSLAKLPSLPKLRKLELSDNNLSGSLEMLSEKCPNLTYLNLSGNKIKELSTVEALQHLKSLQSLDLFNCEITSLEEYRESVFELLPQVTYLDGFDQEDNEAPDSEAEDEDEDGEDGAGPTGAYDEEEDEDEDGSESAEAGLGFQVNRTNQDDDEEDYAEEEDDDAAGAQGQKRKREVDDEGEEDDDDV, from the exons ATGTGCCCCGCCGTCCAATCAGCGGTGGCTCAGGCGTGCACGTCCAACCCCGTGGGGTGGAGGGCGGGGCTCGCCGTATCATGGAGGATCAGTAGGCGAACGGTAGCCAACAGAGGAAGGCAGGCACCGCTCCGACCCCGGGACGCCGTCAGCCTTTCACCGCCACACAGCTGCCCCAGCATGGACATGAAGAAGAGGATCACCCTGGAGCTGCGGAACCGGAACCCGGCGGAG ATTGCGGAGCTGGTGCTGGACAACAGCCGCTCGGCAGACGGCGAGGTCGATGGTCTGACCGATGAGTTCACGGAGCTCGAGTTCCTCAGCATGGTCAACGTTGGTCTGACCTCGCTCGCCAAGCTGCCCTCGCTGCCCAAACTACGCAAG TTGGAGCTGAGCGATAACAATTTGTCGGGTTCTCTTGAGATGCTGTCGGAGAAATGTCCAAACCTGACCTACCTGAACCTGAGTGGGAACAAGATCAAAGAGCTGAGCACCGTGGAGGCCCTG CAACACCTGAAGAGCCTGCAGAGCCTTGACCTGTTTAACTGCGAGATTACGTCTCTGGAGGAGTACCGGGAGAGCGTGTTTGAGCTGCTGCCCCAGGTGACCTACCTGGACGGCTTCGACCAGGAGGACAACGAGGCACCCGACTCCGAGGCGGAGGACGAAG ATGAGGATGGCGAGGACGGGGCGGGGCCAACTGGCGCGTACGATGAGGAGGAAGACGAGGACGAGGACGGCTCGGAGAGTGCAGAGGCGGGGCTGGGTTTCCAGGTGAACCGCACCAACCAG GATGACGATGAGGAAGACTAcgcagaggaggaggatg ATGATGCGGCGGGCGCTCAGGgacagaagaggaagagagaggtggACGATGAAGGcgaggaggatgatgatgatgtctaA
- the anp32e gene encoding acidic leucine-rich nuclear phosphoprotein 32 family member E isoform X3, producing MVNVGLTSLAKLPSLPKLRKLELSDNNLSGSLEMLSEKCPNLTYLNLSGNKIKELSTVEALQHLKSLQSLDLFNCEITSLEEYRESVFELLPQVTYLDGFDQEDNEAPDSEAEDEDEDGEDGAGPTGAYDEEEDEDEDGSESAEAGLGFQVNRTNQDDDEEDYAEEEDDDAAGAQGQKRKREVDDEGEEDDDDV from the exons ATGGTCAACGTTGGTCTGACCTCGCTCGCCAAGCTGCCCTCGCTGCCCAAACTACGCAAG TTGGAGCTGAGCGATAACAATTTGTCGGGTTCTCTTGAGATGCTGTCGGAGAAATGTCCAAACCTGACCTACCTGAACCTGAGTGGGAACAAGATCAAAGAGCTGAGCACCGTGGAGGCCCTG CAACACCTGAAGAGCCTGCAGAGCCTTGACCTGTTTAACTGCGAGATTACGTCTCTGGAGGAGTACCGGGAGAGCGTGTTTGAGCTGCTGCCCCAGGTGACCTACCTGGACGGCTTCGACCAGGAGGACAACGAGGCACCCGACTCCGAGGCGGAGGACGAAG ATGAGGATGGCGAGGACGGGGCGGGGCCAACTGGCGCGTACGATGAGGAGGAAGACGAGGACGAGGACGGCTCGGAGAGTGCAGAGGCGGGGCTGGGTTTCCAGGTGAACCGCACCAACCAG GATGACGATGAGGAAGACTAcgcagaggaggaggatg ATGATGCGGCGGGCGCTCAGGgacagaagaggaagagagaggtggACGATGAAGGcgaggaggatgatgatgatgtctaA
- the gabpb2a gene encoding GA-binding protein subunit beta-2a — MSLVDLGKRLLEAARKGQDDEVRNLMANGAPFTTDWLGTSPLHLAAQHGHYSTADVLLRAGVSRDARTKVDRTPLHMAAAEGHTVIVELLVRNGADINAKDMLKMTALHWAAQHGHHSVAETLIKHGADVHALSKFDKTPFDIAMDIQNTELMLLLQEGMQNQVNMNQVSMNVETSSTTNQPQFIIQGIPAIQGGVVNLAELLNKANAGDSEEAMAASALDSNIQHATVVNEGGQRVITIVTDQHGNLQTTGGMAQPFFVTMQHGQQMLAVPANTVTEEVVTEEPQPPPSRKRKLEVTNNHNNAGETELLQRQLQEANRKAQEYRQQLLRKEQEAEEYRIKLEAMAQSQAGTATANTVAGATNSAASPEEVVGGEEDEEEGAGGVVEEEGEMVVLQEGGIIMEGEEGQVTLVEAGGEATEVSS; from the exons ATGTCGCTGGTCGATTTGGGGAAGCGGCTGCTGGAGGCAGCCCGGAAAGGTCAGGATGACGAGGTTCGAAATTTGATGGCCAACGGGGCGCCGTTCACCACTGACTGG CTTGGGACGTCCCCGCTCCACCTGGCCGCTCAGCACGGCCATTACTCCACTGCCGACGTCCTGCTGAGGGCCGGTGTCAGCAGAGACGCCCGCACCAAAGTCGACCGCACCCCGCTGCATATGGCTGCCGCCGAGGGACACACGGTCATCGTGGAGCTGCTGGTCCGG AACGGCGCTGACATCAACGCCAAAGACATGCTGAAGATGACGGCGCTGCACTGGGCAGCACAGCATGGGCACCACAGCGTGGCTGAAACGCTCATCAAGCACGGCGCCGACGTACACGCGCTCAGCAAATTCGACAAGACGCCATTCGACATCGCCATGGACATCCAGAACACggagctgatgctgctgctgcag GAGGGCATGCAGAATCAGGTGAATATGAACCAGGTGAGCATGAATGTGGAGACAAGCAGCACCACCAACCAACCACAGTTCATCATCCAGGGCATACCTGCCATTCAGGGGGGCGTGGTCAACCTGGCCGAGCTGCTCAACAAGGCCAATGCAG GCGACTCTGAGGAAGCAATGGCTGCCAGCGCTCTTGACTCCAACATCCAGCACGCCACCGTCGTAAACGAAGGTGGTCAGAGGGTCATCACCATAGTAACCGACCAGCACGGAAACCTGCAGACAACAGGAGGGATGGCGCAGCCGTTCTTCGTCACCATGCAGCATGGACAGCAGA tGCTTGCCGTGCCTGCCAACACCGTGACAGAGGAGGTGGTGACGGAGGAGCCGCAGCCCCCGCCCTCCAGGAAGAGGAAGCTGGAGGtgaccaacaaccacaacaacgcGGGAGAGACG GAGCTGTTGCAGAGGCAGCTGCAGGAGGCCAACAGGAAGGCGCAGGAGTACCGACAGCAGCTGCTGAGGAAGGAGCAGGAGGCAGAGGAGTACCGCATCAAGCTGGAGGCCATGGCCCAGAGTCAGGCTGGCACTGCCACCGCAAACACGGTGGCTGGCGCCACCAACTCTGCTGCCAGCCCCGAGGAGGTGgtgggaggagaggaggatgaggaggagggagCTGGCGgcgtggtggaggaggagggcgAGATGGTGGTGCTGCAGGAGGGGGGCATCATCATGGAGGGAGAGGAGGGTCAAGTGACTCTGGTGGAGGCAGGGGGAGAGGCGACGGAGGTGAGCTCCTAA
- the mllt11 gene encoding protein AF1q, translated as MEKSSSQYDSFLFWRQPIPALDLSELEDLGLIDRGAANSGKGREKKTLEVWSCDEEGELSEFSSFNYWRAPIAAVDALLADLLL; from the exons ATGGAGAAATCAAGCAGCCAGTATGACTCCTTCCTGTTCTGGAGGCAGCCAATCCCGGCCCTCGACCTATCTGAGCTGGAGGACCTGGGTTTGATAGACCGCGGGGCAGCCAACAGCGGCAAAGGAAGGGAGAAGAAGACGCTGGAGGTGTGGAGCTGTGATGAAGAG GGGGAGCTGTCAGAGTTCTCCTCCTTTAATTACTGGAGAGCTCCGATTGCCGCTGTGGATGCCCTGCTTGCTGACCTGCTGCTGTGA